A region of the Rubripirellula tenax genome:
GGATGAACTTGTCATAGATTTGAAGTACGCGACGCCGCGGTCAATGGCTTCGTCGGGAACTTCGATACCGGCATTTCGCGCCGCCAACAATCCGACCATCACAGCGCCGCTAACGGACGTGTCGGCATCTTTCGCGTCGGGACCGTATCGCCAACCGCCGTAACGATTTTTCTTTTGCGATGTGACAGCGCCACGAACGGCCAATTCAAGGGATTCGCCAAGCGATCGCTTGTTGGTCGACGCCGTGCCCTGCCAAAGCATGCGGTCGTCGACGGCCCCGTATGCTTCGGCCAACGACAACATCGCGAACCCGTGGTTGTACATGCTGGAATGACCGCTGGCGCCGCCCAAGATACCCGTCTTGGCATCTTGGCTTTCGATGATGCTTCTTAGTCCGCGACGAATGTTGCCGCTGTAGATCCCAAAGTTAGGATCTTCGCCAGAGGCCAGAAACGTCATCACCGCCATTCCTGTGACACCGGGACCACCATAGCCGCCGCTGCCCCAATCGCCGTTTTCACTTTGCGACGATGCGAGATAGCGCAGACCCTTTTCATAAGTTTCGCGAAC
Encoded here:
- a CDS encoding squalene--hopene cyclase; protein product: MFFLAIGNVSSAQFPTTEMGEAVPRDVRETYEKGLRYLASSQSENGDWGSGGYGGPGVTGMAVMTFLASGEDPNFGIYSGNIRRGLRSIIESQDAKTGILGGASGHSSMYNHGFAMLSLAEAYGAVDDRMLWQGTASTNKRSLGESLELAVRGAVTSQKKNRYGGWRYGPDAKDADTSVSGAVMVGLLAARNAGIEVPDEAIDRGVAYFKSMTSSSGQVAYAGLGGFDDSPARISIGCLVYAVARRKDMPEFKATLSSLTSRLQQDAGHYQRYAQYYQAQALFQGDVEAWQKWNQELIRELKAAQAEDGSFQGNFGPAVDTSLALLSMALNFRFLPIYER